One window from the genome of Desulforamulus ruminis DSM 2154 encodes:
- a CDS encoding GNAT family N-acetyltransferase: MHTDISIRMATEADAKEILEIYAPYITDTAVTFEYSIPSVAEFSQRIRDTLQMYPYIVALEDDRIVGYAYASAFKKRAAYNWAVETTVYLKQDCRGRGLGKKLYFALEEILKRQNIINLNACIAYTLDEDAHLDNTSTIFHEHLGYTKVAHFTKCGYKFGAWYDMIWMEKMLGEHPSNPDPVIPITELQVL; encoded by the coding sequence ATGCATACAGATATCTCAATTAGAATGGCAACAGAAGCAGACGCAAAAGAAATCCTGGAAATTTACGCCCCTTATATTACAGATACCGCCGTCACTTTTGAATATAGTATACCATCCGTTGCAGAATTTTCACAGCGAATTAGGGATACTTTGCAAATGTATCCCTATATAGTTGCCCTTGAAGACGACCGTATTGTCGGCTATGCGTATGCGTCGGCGTTCAAGAAACGCGCGGCATACAATTGGGCGGTCGAAACCACCGTGTATTTAAAACAGGATTGCAGGGGACGGGGTTTGGGCAAAAAGCTATATTTCGCTTTGGAAGAAATTTTAAAACGCCAGAATATTATTAACTTGAATGCCTGCATTGCATACACGCTCGATGAGGACGCACATCTGGACAATACAAGTACAATTTTTCATGAGCATTTAGGATACACGAAGGTAGCACATTTCACGAAATGCGGCTATAAATTCGGCGCCTGGTATGATATGATTTGGATGGAAAAAATGCTTGGGGAGCATCCGAGCAATCCTGATCCGGTTATCCCAATAACAGAATTACAAGTATTATGA
- a CDS encoding methyl-accepting chemotaxis protein, with translation MLKLKIRRLQMRGKLSLLIGASLIITVLLLSAISYINLDRAYTRLVNASHQRYDMNIKIAVENLVSMLEANYQRYENGEITEQEARKNAEIIVRDTRYNGGSGYFWADTSTGLCAVHMNPEYEGAERYNEQDQKGNFFIRGLIAAGSKSGGGFTDFYFTKPGKQGVFPKRAYTLKFEPYDWYISTGNYIDDINQAVAEQERQKVNAQVLLLSSSLTITVLVILFFFFSLKRLTGPLVGVAKRLQLLSEGDVHTPPVPVVQTQDELQILTQATETLILSIREIVGDLTTHLKNMAQGDMTTPITQQYVGDFVPIQESVREIYTSLNQVLSTIHESAGMVNVGAVQVAGAVQSFATGATEQASAVEELAASISTVSDQVHHIAGSVRQAAGDVAKTAHEAKDGYEKMKRLLSSMGQIKNSSEQISGITQTIQSIAQQTNLLALNAAIEAARVGAEGRGFAVVAGEVRNLAGQSAEAAKRTALLIENSIHEVAEGLQIALETGSASENASREALELQKVIEGIDKASQEQAVAIEQITKGMEQISAVVQTNAATAEEGSAASEELSAQAATLDNEISRFKIRTCANEAVLKPSHDLIRLESGERYYAAEN, from the coding sequence ATGTTGAAATTAAAAATTCGTCGCTTACAGATGAGAGGAAAGCTATCCTTACTTATAGGCGCTTCGTTGATCATAACTGTTCTGCTGCTTTCTGCAATATCGTATATCAATCTGGACAGGGCTTATACCAGACTGGTCAATGCAAGCCACCAAAGATATGATATGAACATAAAAATCGCCGTTGAAAATCTCGTCAGCATGCTGGAGGCAAACTACCAGCGCTACGAAAACGGCGAAATTACCGAGCAGGAAGCGAGAAAAAACGCCGAGATTATCGTACGCGATACCCGTTATAACGGTGGCAGCGGCTATTTCTGGGCCGACACGTCCACTGGCTTATGCGCCGTGCATATGAATCCCGAATACGAAGGCGCCGAGCGTTATAACGAGCAGGATCAGAAGGGTAATTTTTTTATCCGCGGACTGATTGCCGCAGGTTCTAAGTCCGGCGGCGGCTTCACCGATTTCTATTTCACCAAGCCAGGTAAGCAAGGAGTATTCCCCAAACGTGCCTATACGCTGAAGTTCGAGCCCTACGACTGGTATATCAGTACCGGAAACTACATAGACGATATTAATCAGGCAGTTGCAGAGCAGGAGCGGCAAAAAGTAAACGCACAAGTCCTTCTGCTATCCTCCAGTTTAACAATCACGGTTTTGGTTATTTTGTTTTTTTTCTTTAGTCTGAAACGTCTGACAGGGCCATTAGTGGGAGTTGCTAAGCGCCTCCAGCTTCTTTCAGAAGGCGATGTCCATACACCGCCGGTGCCGGTAGTTCAGACTCAGGACGAACTGCAAATCCTGACACAGGCTACGGAAACCTTGATACTCAGTATTCGGGAAATTGTCGGTGATCTTACGACTCATCTGAAAAATATGGCGCAGGGGGATATGACAACTCCTATCACACAGCAATATGTTGGCGATTTCGTTCCAATCCAAGAATCCGTTCGGGAGATTTACACCTCTTTAAACCAGGTTTTATCGACCATACATGAATCGGCAGGCATGGTGAATGTAGGCGCAGTCCAGGTAGCGGGTGCCGTTCAATCGTTTGCAACCGGAGCTACGGAGCAGGCTAGCGCCGTCGAGGAACTTGCCGCATCCATTTCCACCGTGTCCGATCAGGTGCACCATATTGCGGGCAGTGTCAGACAGGCGGCTGGAGATGTGGCAAAAACAGCGCACGAAGCAAAAGACGGATATGAAAAAATGAAGCGACTGCTTTCGTCCATGGGACAGATTAAAAACAGTTCCGAGCAAATCAGCGGAATTACCCAAACCATCCAAAGTATTGCACAGCAGACGAACCTTTTGGCACTTAACGCGGCCATTGAAGCGGCACGAGTCGGCGCTGAGGGCAGAGGCTTTGCCGTTGTTGCGGGTGAAGTCCGTAATTTGGCAGGACAATCTGCGGAAGCTGCAAAAAGAACTGCTCTTCTCATTGAAAATTCCATCCATGAGGTGGCCGAAGGCCTACAGATCGCACTGGAGACAGGGAGTGCATCTGAAAATGCATCCAGGGAAGCTCTGGAGCTTCAAAAAGTCATAGAAGGCATTGACAAAGCCTCACAAGAGCAGGCCGTTGCCATAGAACAAATCACGAAAGGTATGGAGCAGATATCGGCTGTTGTGCAAACCAATGCCGCAACGGCGGAAGAAGGCTCCGCGGCCAGCGAAGAGCTTTCCGCTCAAGCAGCGACACTTGACAATGAGATATCCAGATTCAAAATTAGGACTTGTGCCAATGAAGCGGTGCTGAAGCCTTCTCATGACTTGATTCGTTTGGAATCGGGAGAAAGGTATTATGCGGCTGAGAATTAG
- a CDS encoding glycosyltransferase family 2 protein has product MKLEDNFKVSLQTNIQTKKQDTRYIPVIMKFALSHFFSLLWICFSIYVSIPWLIDLSKIVTLPISLLIIIGIAYIPGYMNAFLVVSLIFDKQPPFKNEYPSKDITILIAARNEAENIENTLAYIAKQDYTGKIKVFVIDNGSRDDTSFVALKAGEKLALDITVIQEEKPGKYNALNTGLKHVFTDLIITLDADTLLHSSAVRYLVARIESSPKEVCAVAGSVLVRNSRENIITKIQEWDYFLSIASIKRLQGLYQGTLVAQGAYSVYKTECVREIGGWPDAIGEDIVLTWNLLRHNWKTYFEPLAVAFTNVPNTVHVFARQRSRWARGMIEALKITKPWQQPQIYTKYLTGINLIMPYLDLAYTFFWLPGLILSFFGIFWIVGPATLLVLPLTLLSYSILYIYQKHVFRNLNLRVRKNWSGFFLFLLCYQMIMSPVSVWGYAQEAFKFKRVWK; this is encoded by the coding sequence GTGAAACTTGAAGATAATTTTAAAGTATCTTTACAGACAAATATACAGACTAAAAAGCAGGATACACGATATATCCCGGTTATAATGAAGTTTGCGCTTAGTCACTTTTTTTCTCTTCTATGGATATGTTTTTCGATTTATGTTTCCATTCCCTGGTTGATTGATCTATCGAAAATTGTTACTTTGCCTATATCGCTGCTTATTATCATCGGCATTGCTTATATCCCTGGTTATATGAACGCCTTTTTGGTGGTCAGCCTGATTTTTGACAAACAGCCGCCTTTTAAGAACGAATACCCATCAAAGGATATCACGATTCTTATCGCCGCCAGAAACGAAGCTGAAAATATCGAAAATACCTTAGCATACATTGCCAAGCAGGATTATACCGGCAAAATCAAAGTGTTTGTCATTGATAATGGCTCCAGGGATGACACTTCCTTTGTTGCTTTAAAAGCAGGAGAAAAGCTGGCATTGGATATCACTGTAATTCAGGAGGAAAAACCCGGAAAATACAATGCCTTAAATACAGGACTAAAACATGTTTTTACCGATCTTATAATCACATTGGATGCAGACACGCTGCTGCATTCATCCGCAGTGAGATACCTGGTTGCACGGATAGAAAGCTCGCCTAAGGAGGTCTGTGCCGTTGCTGGTTCGGTGCTGGTACGTAACAGCCGTGAAAACATCATCACAAAGATACAGGAATGGGATTACTTTCTTAGCATTGCTTCCATCAAAAGGTTACAGGGACTTTATCAAGGGACGCTGGTAGCTCAGGGCGCCTACAGCGTATATAAGACGGAATGTGTTCGGGAAATCGGCGGGTGGCCGGATGCTATAGGGGAAGATATTGTGCTAACCTGGAACCTCCTGAGGCATAACTGGAAGACCTATTTTGAGCCGCTAGCTGTTGCTTTTACCAACGTTCCTAATACAGTTCATGTGTTTGCAAGGCAACGATCTCGGTGGGCCCGTGGAATGATTGAAGCACTTAAAATAACCAAACCTTGGCAACAACCACAGATTTATACTAAATATTTAACTGGTATTAATCTGATAATGCCCTACCTTGATTTAGCCTACACTTTCTTTTGGCTGCCTGGGCTTATTTTATCTTTCTTCGGTATCTTCTGGATCGTGGGGCCTGCTACTCTGCTGGTGCTCCCGCTCACGCTCCTTAGCTATTCCATTTTATATATATATCAAAAACATGTGTTCAGGAACCTAAATTTGAGAGTTAGGAAAAATTGGTCCGGCTTTTTTCTATTCCTGCTATGCTATCAGATGATTATGTCTCCCGTTTCAGTCTGGGGATATGCACAAGAAGCCTTCAAGTTTAAAAGGGTGTGGAAATAG